A DNA window from Caulobacter mirabilis contains the following coding sequences:
- a CDS encoding entericidin A/B family lipoprotein, whose product MRKIIVLAAAATALLAGACNTIEGVGKDVKAAGTAVERTAKDAK is encoded by the coding sequence ATGCGCAAGATCATCGTCCTCGCCGCCGCCGCGACCGCCCTGCTGGCCGGCGCCTGCAACACCATCGAAGGCGTCGGCAAGGACGTTAAGGCCGCCGGCACCGCCGTCGAACGGACCGCCAAGGACGCCAAGTAA
- a CDS encoding DUF983 domain-containing protein, protein MSQPPAESERRPFMTGLVRGLKHRCPNCGEGGLYRGYLKVNPTCAACGHDLSGYRADDGPAYFTILLVGHLIVAPLLLFPFIWEVSPWIVLPATLIPLTTLILLLLPRVKGAFIGGLWAIRPDPAHG, encoded by the coding sequence ATGTCCCAGCCCCCCGCCGAAAGCGAGCGCCGGCCGTTCATGACCGGCCTGGTCCGCGGCCTGAAGCATCGCTGCCCCAACTGCGGCGAAGGCGGCCTCTATCGCGGCTATCTGAAGGTCAATCCGACCTGCGCCGCCTGCGGCCACGACCTGTCCGGCTATCGCGCCGACGACGGTCCGGCCTATTTCACCATCCTGCTGGTCGGGCACCTAATCGTGGCGCCGCTGCTGCTGTTCCCGTTCATCTGGGAAGTGTCGCCCTGGATCGTGCTGCCGGCGACGCTGATCCCGCTCACGACCCTGATCCTGCTGCTGTTGCCGCGCGTCAAAGGCGCCTTCATCGGCGGGCTGTGGGCCATCCGGCCCGATCCGGCGCACGGCTGA
- a CDS encoding YegP family protein, producing MAHKFEIYKDKAGEFRVRFKYNNEVIFATEGYTSKSSAQNAIESIKKNGPDAPTEDNS from the coding sequence ATGGCCCACAAGTTCGAGATCTACAAGGACAAGGCTGGCGAGTTCCGGGTCCGGTTCAAGTACAACAACGAAGTGATCTTCGCGACCGAGGGCTACACCTCGAAGTCGTCCGCCCAGAACGCCATCGAGTCCATCAAGAAGAACGGTCCGGACGCCCCGACCGAGGACAACTCCTAG
- a CDS encoding DUF2867 domain-containing protein, with the protein MPHLRSSAVFSTPLHLPHPALPSADWGDSFITPTTATTARMAADGMVGQGGGWPERLLALRNRLARLVGLKTGGFTLGDGGFPILSETPDEIVAGLDDRHLDFRIVVTLVRGPSPDLRVTTLVARHGLAGRAYIALIAPFHRRILRRVMARHAA; encoded by the coding sequence ATGCCCCATCTTCGATCGTCCGCCGTCTTCTCGACGCCGCTCCATCTGCCGCACCCGGCGCTGCCGAGCGCGGACTGGGGCGACTCGTTCATCACCCCCACCACGGCGACGACCGCGCGGATGGCCGCGGACGGCATGGTCGGCCAGGGCGGCGGATGGCCCGAGCGCCTGCTGGCGCTGCGAAACCGCCTGGCCCGACTCGTCGGTCTCAAGACCGGGGGCTTCACCCTCGGCGACGGCGGCTTCCCGATCCTGTCAGAGACGCCCGACGAAATCGTCGCTGGCCTGGATGATCGCCACCTGGACTTCCGCATCGTCGTCACCCTGGTCCGCGGCCCATCGCCCGATCTGCGCGTGACCACGCTGGTCGCCCGCCACGGCCTGGCCGGTCGCGCCTACATCGCCCTGATCGCCCCGTTCCACCGGCGGATTCTCCGCCGGGTCATGGCGCGCCACGCCGCCTAG
- a CDS encoding antibiotic biosynthesis monooxygenase family protein, with amino-acid sequence MYVAVYAWRVKPGHEERFREAWRRGTRRITEIYGSFGSRLHRASDGRFIGYAEWPDEATWKAAFDARMVYDDPEARAMFVDALEEDSRPGELLAAMEVTDDLLTRRG; translated from the coding sequence ATGTACGTCGCCGTCTATGCCTGGCGGGTCAAGCCGGGGCACGAGGAGCGTTTCCGCGAGGCTTGGCGGCGCGGGACCCGGCGCATCACCGAGATCTACGGCTCCTTTGGTTCGCGACTGCACAGGGCGAGCGACGGGCGGTTCATCGGCTACGCGGAATGGCCGGACGAGGCGACCTGGAAGGCGGCCTTTGACGCCAGGATGGTCTACGACGATCCCGAGGCGCGGGCGATGTTCGTAGACGCGCTGGAGGAGGACAGCCGTCCGGGCGAGCTTCTCGCCGCGATGGAGGTCACCGACGACCTGCTGACGCGGCGCGGCTAG